The following nucleotide sequence is from Trifolium pratense cultivar HEN17-A07 linkage group LG2, ARS_RC_1.1, whole genome shotgun sequence.
ATTCCTAAAATATTCTGCAAGCTGTGTCCCATTTGCATTTCTATATGATGATCAACAATGATGGTAAACCTGAAATAAATCTGTCTCCCAGGAGGTAATAAAGAATACATATCTCAATGCAAACTAAAAACAGGGTGCCTGATAAAAAAAACAGCACAAGCTATTGTCTAACAATGTTTGGAACATCCATTTAGGGCGTACTCTCTCCCCTCAAGCATGCAAACATTCAACAGTGTGTTAAAATGACTATCAAGACCAAAACTTTAGATTGCACCACTGTTAACGAAAAATACTACCAGTTCCTGATTCTCCCTACTGCAAATCCTTCTAGTGCTTCTCCTCTAACAGATGTAGACTCTTTATTATTTTCGCATTCTCCTAATGCAATTGAAAAGCATATGTTAGTATCAAACAAGCAAGTTAAATTATAAAGGCATGTGCTAAAGTAATATCTTATTAGGTCACCTGTCTTTATCATGTTGAGCAGGAAATGTAGGCATGAATTCTTTAGATTTGGGTAGGGGAACTTCACGAAACCACCCATGGTTGAGAGCATCTTCAGCAGTGATCCTCTTCGAACATTAATAACAACAGTTCTTATTCTCAATAAGTGCTGAAACAAATATGTAATTACAAAATCAAAGTAGCAGATATGATTTACCTTTTCAGGGTCATAAGTGAGAAGCTTGTTCAACAGATCTAATCCAGAATCAGAAAGAACTGGGGATCCGGTGAATGATGTTGCAGGAAACTTTTTGCGCAGTAGATTATACCTGAAAGGAACATTCCTGTGGTTAATACACAATAGAAAAGTCGTGCAAAAGTAAGTCACCGGGGCAGGCCAGATAAGCCAGACCAGAACCACAGAGTTGAAGCCTGGGAAACAGTGGCAAAATATAAGAACCGAGGAACCAAACAATGAATGTCTTGCATAGAGGAAATCACAATTACTTACTGATGCTTAACATAATTGGCCTTGACTTGAGGTAATTTTGAGAACCCAGGCCAAATTGTTTCATTTGGGGTGCCGAGAATTCTGAAGATCTGcatgtatataaattaataaataataataataataataacaataataaattaatcaTTAAATAAATGCTAATCAGCCTAAGCCAACTGGCACCAAAAGTTGAAAGGCCAGAGTAGTGGGGGTGAGAACTTATCCACTACAAAACTAGGCATTTGAAATATACCTTGTTAAGTTGATCAAATTCATTCCTCCCATTAAATAACGGTTCCTTGGCCAGTAGCTCAGCCATTATACAACCCAGGGACCACATGTCAATGGCTGTTGAATACTGCTTTGTCCCCAATAGAAGTTCAGGAGCCCTAAAAAAACAACCATGAATCAGATTATCTCTTCCGTTGCAAGACAATGCAATCAGAGACATGATAAAATGCACAGTAAACCAAAGTCAAAATCCAATAATAGAGACAGCACTAGAGTATCAACAGACTTTTTGCTGAACATTTTTAAAAGGATAGAAAAGTATACATGGGATAGTGAAAGGAAAGACATATGtttattttccttaaaaaagaCGGGGACACCAAAAACCGAGACCGGGTCACTTACGGAAATCTTGCAAtactagaaaaaaaatattcctgTACAAATAAGTATGTTTAGAAAAGGATGGAAAGTATATGTGATATGATGAAAGGAAAGATGGTTACCAATTTTTACATCGTTTCAGACTGGATTGTAAAATTCCTTTGTTTGGGCAATTGTTTTAtcacacaataaaaaaatatgtttatttgCCTTTAAAAGACAGGCCACCAAAAAACGAGGTTGGATCACTCACAACAAGCTTGCAATACTATTACAAAAATTATTCTTGTAGAACAATAGCAATTAGGATCTAGCTCTATAGCAATGTGTGACTGCGTCATGAGTCATGACAACATAGTTTTCAAATTTGCAACAATAAATAtagccaaaaatataattcaaatttcaaattaatcaaTGATGTTAATAAACAGAAACAAGTGGCTTGTTTAACTTAAAGATCACTCACCTGTACCAAAGAGTAACCACCAATGATGTATATGGTTTCAACGGACTACCATACTGACGAGCTAATCCGAAATCACAAATTTTTAACTCACCCTTATTATTCAGAAGCAGGTTTGAAGTCTTCAAATCCCTGTGAAGCACCCAGTTGTCGTGAAGATACTTCACACCTTCTAACAGCTGGAGCATTAAGCATTTTACTTCACTCTGGCTAAATGGTTGTCTTATTGCCTCCATTAGTCCTTTAAGATCATGTTCCATGTATTCCATAACCATAAAAATACTATCAAGGCTACTACCTACCACTACTTCCTTAACGTCAACTACGAATGGATGATGAAAGGAAAGAAGTATGTTTATTTCCCTCAGAGAAGTCAGTGGAAAGCCCTCTTTTTCCTTCTCCATCTTCACCTTTTTCAATGCCACTATTTCACCAGTCTTCTTGTCTTTGGCCCTAAATACAACACCATATGTTCCTTCATCAATCTTGTTCAACCTCTCAAACTCATCAACACTTCTACAGCCCTGAAGCATGTTGACAACTCTTTGTGGTGGAGCCGGAGGTTCCATGCTTTCTCTGCAATCAGCTTCAGGTTCAGAATCAGTATTTGTGTGACTACCACTTGTGTCACTTTTGCTAACTCCACCATCAATCTCCATGTAGCTATCCTTCTCTGCCTCAGTACCAGGATAATCATCTTCACCGGAGTATCTCCCAGTGCTACCTCTTTCTTCCGATTCAGATGACTTGGTTCTAGCCCTATCAAAACCTTCAATTTTAGATTCCTTTGGTTTCAATGTCTTGTTTCTTACTCTCGTAGCCGACTTAGGAGATAGCCTCCTCCTTTTAAGGAATTCCTTCTCATCAATGATTTCACCTTCGTCATCTGAAGATTTGTCTCCATATGCCCACCTTGAAGATGATATATTACGAGTTGGAACATAATCTTCAGCTTCTGGTTGCTCAGCTACCAGCCCATTAACCAACCTCTGCTCTGACAGCATTGAATCCAACCCTACAGGAGACTCAGATTCAGCATCTTGAACTGACTCGGACACCATAGAAGGATCCATAGCGGCCGGCAACTCAGGATTCTCAGGAGGATGAAATTCAACTCCATTGTAAGGAACATTAGGTGACTTACGAAACTCTCTTGGAAATAGAGGTGGTGGAGGAAGAGTAGTTGATGTTGTGACAACCTTAAGTTTGGATAAATTATTCACTTTCTTGTCATCTTGATCCCATACTATTGGCGAAAATTTTCTTTTCCTCTCAAATGGAGACTGAGTCCCATTTTCTTTGCTGTTTGCAACCTCATGGCGTTTCAACACTGGTTCCGATTCAACACCATAATCAAACTCTTTTCCCATCACAACCTTCTTATGGCATTTGACCAGTGACTCTGATTCAACACCATCATCAGACTCACTCGCACTAGAAAGCTCACCTGGCTCCCTATCCATAGTCTTGACAGAAAACTCACATCTTCTAGAACCAAGCCTATCACCACGGCCACCACTGCTACCAGAGTCACTCCTACTCGAAGATGAACGGTAACTGCCATTCAAAACTTCTCTCTCCCTAATATCTCTCTGTCTCTGAATAATCCCCTCTCTAGCATCCCTACTCCGAACCTTACCATTTCTAATTCCATCATACTCTTCCTTAAAACTACTACTATACCCACGCCTTGAAATaccaaaatcagaatcactatcCCTGAATTCCTCATCGCGATAATCCCCATGTCTACCTGTCTTCATAGATAAACCTGAAATGCTAAATTCCAACGGAAAAACCTAATTCCTATGACTAGAAACGACTCAAGCGAATAATTCCGTTTCTAGAACCCTAAAAAATTCCACACGAAACGATGAATCCTAGTAAATTTCCTGATTGAAGAACAAAAAGGTGCAGAAATCAAGTATAACACTACCTATAAATGAAATTGAGCTGAaacagaaaatgaaagaaaaaaagtgggATCAAGTATCGTGGTGCTATGCATAGAAAATTGGcgggatgaaaattgaaaacctAGAAATTTAGAGGAGAGAAAGTTGAATATGTGAACCGTTGGAATTGAGATGGTTGAAGCTGGGGGTGGAATCACGATCTTGAAGCAGAGTATGGAATCGAGCGAGGATTATCGGGGACGAGTGAGAATTGGCTCGGGACAAAATCTGGAAAACTAAATATCGACTCTCGTCCAAACGAGAGCAAAAGGACCATAGTGGCACTTTATCCTCATATATATAGTCATCGTAATagtctcaattttatttttaagtaatttagtGATTAGAAATTCTACGAATTAAGGTGGATAAATGGATGATCAAGGTTTGAACTTCGGTCCCTCGTAAAATGTATATATAATGCAACTGGTAATAGATCTGTGttatcgcacgggtcgtaaaAGTAATAAGTCTGTGTTATCGCATAGGTCATAACGTTGCgacgatatttttttaagttatagttCAGTAATCAAAATTGGttgcaattataaatatttaaattgaaagaaacaatTACATAGAACATATTTACatatcagttagaatttatcccgtgtatgatagttaaaatttatgtaacaGTTAGAATTTACCCCGTGtatttcttgaaatttttattagtaagaacatgtgtcacatatgataattattttgaattttttatcagtgaaAATTTATCTCGTATgtgataattaaaatttatatatgagtTAGAATTAacccgtgtaaaatagtttttttttttgaaatttttattagtacaAACTTGTGtcaaatatgataattattttgaattttttatcagttaaaatttatcccgtatatgatagttaaaatttatatattagaaTTAaccccgtgtaaaatagtttttttgaaatttttattagttagaacttgtctcacatatgataattaattgaaatttttatcggtgataatttgtcccgtatatgatagttaaaatttaccccgtgtaaaatagtttttttgaaatttttattagtaagaacttgtcacacatataataattcttttaaaaaatttattggcGATAATTTATCCAATATAggatggttaaaatttatattagtaAGAATGGtcagttttaaaaaatattttacatatttGTTTTATGGACtatatttgtaaataaaaaaaattattgacttttttttcatatatccaatgtcatttttgttttaccaaaaattcaaaattcaaacccGTATTTTTTAGTCCATGCCCAGATAACTTGGCCGAGCTCAAACCTCTTATTATTAGTCTATCTCAAACCCTAAATTTATTCTCTTTTCCTCTTCCATTTTATGAACAGCCGCTCCTTCCTTTCATTTTTCCAATTTCTTCTTtcaatattttatcataaattcacatctttcaatttgaatttttttagatctttatattaatttataaagtaCAGTTTTGATGAATAAATTTCGTTGGAAGTGTTTATAACtactatttttgtgttttcttgggttaatttgatttatttattttgttctggtatattttttattcaaaagatCTTGTATGTCATTTATGTTTACTGTTTGGATGttaatttgaaaaagaattatgaaagtttttttttgcatacCGCGATCTTGATGTATTTGGCTATGATGTGATGAAGTTCTTCATGTTGTTGTTTGttagatagaaaaaaaatatctttaaattaCATAATCAAactattagaaaaaaaatgtagttgAACATGGGTAGAGAAAGAAATAATGAATACAGAGAAATAAGATGTGAGGAAAGAGgaaattatatgaaaatttgtGTAGAAGATATAATAGAATTTTGAATAAGTGGAGAGaggaaaaatattgaatttgaaatttggtgtCTCTTCTGGTAAAAACTCTGAGGGGGTTATATTATTGATGAAATGATGTTGATTACACCttagttcaatcccaacaaccctgggagtttataagtcagaattcgatcctttacaaatgaaagtgtgaagctatttatagaccactcagtcttcttctccaagcaaagATTCCTAGAAATCCGGTCATTAGCATCTCCTTCTGTGATACAGCGTGGAGATAGGGTTGATAACCTTGGCCTCCAAGTTATGGCGGTTATAGGAAGTTGATTTCTTCCTCCTTAAGCTAGCAGTTGACGCAGGGAAGGAGAAGATACTTTTTTAATGACATAAAATCTACCCTTCTTGGCGTTGTCTCATTGCTATTGGTCGCCCCTGGGCTTCTTCTCGCCTGTTGGATATTCAGGGTTTATTCGATTTGGGCCTATCTTCCTTTCTACTCTAACTGGGCTTAATGGATATTtccttaagcccattgcccagtccacagccccctaAGCACGAAGTCCAAAGGGGTGAAGTGCTTGAACGTGGTTCGAATTTTCCCTCTCAGTTCTTGGCGCGAAGTGTTTTCGTCACGTCCCTTCCCCATTTCCTTGTGCACGTTCTTACCTTCCTACGCAGTAACCATCAACCGTCATCCCACTTTCTGCTGCCACGATGAGATTTCTCGTCTATAAATGGAGCATCCTGGGGCATGATCAACTCATCCTTTCTCCTCTGCTTAACTTTAGGATTTCTTACCAAAgttatgtctcccaaaaatcctccCTTTGAATGCGGTCAATCTCCCGCTTCCCCCGTCATTAAGCGACTCCGGCGCATGCTGACCATAAGTACAGAGGACTTGATGGAGGATTTCGGCGAATTCTCAGAATTCGTTAAGGAACTTAATGACTATTCCTGGAGATTGAGTAAGGAGGAGAAGCGCTTTCTCGATAGTGTCTTACGTCTGAAAAGGGAGTTAAAAGAGAGTGCTTCTTTTGTGATTGCTGTTGAGAACGTCAAGGACTGCCATTCTGAAGTGACTGAAGCTGTTGATAGTCAGATAGAGATTACGAAGGAAACCATGGGCGTGCAAGAGGAGATTCTAGGGATATGTTTCAATGAAGAGCGGAGAGTGGATGACCGCTTGCTGATGTTGAACAAAGAGATGAAACCGCTtttgaagaggaagagggctcttcaaggcgaAATTAGGGACGATGTCACTAAGCTAATTTCCAGGCGTCACTCTCTGGTGGATCTTTTGGACAAGCAGAGCGAGCTGAGAGAAGATTTGAAGCCTATTGAAGAGAACATGGTGAAGGCGAAAAGGGTGAAACGAGCATTGGAGGAAATGCATCGTATCGCCGTCGCCGATGCCGGTGAATTGGGGAGCTCTACCATGCCATGAAGTTCTTGCTTGTCGGCCTTTCCCTTTATGCTTTTTCCTTTCatgtttgtaatttgtttttgtattcGAGATTTTTCGCTGTTTTCCCTTCATATTTTTGCTTCCGTTGTATTCCATTTGcagtaatttgaatttcaatcgTTTCTTTTTCATTATGTGCTGTTCTTTATTTCTGCTAGCATCGCCCTCTTTTACAGTCTTCGTTAATTTAAATGGGTCAAACATTGACtccttgaaaaaataaaaatgacgcTTTTCAAGACAGTCAAACCAAAGTAGTTGCGACCGTCCAAGCATTAATTACGACCGTTAACAACGATGCTAGGGTTAAGCATAATTGGCTATAAATATCGACTGTTATTCTCATACTTCCATCAACTTGTCCTGAATTCTCACGATGGAAAGGAATAATGCCAAAGCACCTATTGCCGAGAAGTCCCAATCTCAGCGAAGGAAGAAAAAGGTGGAGGTAACCACTTCTAAATCCACTCGCTCCCGAAGATCTAAAGAGGTTAAAGAAGTGGAGATTATTATTCTTTCCTCTGATACCTCTGATTCTGATAGCGCTGATAGGGATTATGCTTCGTTCTTGGAGACTTATGTTCCTCCTGAGCTTTCTTCTCGTGCTTCTTCATCGGGTGAAGAAGATGGATCCCGGATTAtcgtggaatccaagatgacgCTTCCTGAGCCTGCGCAGAAGGATTCAGAATCTGATTGATAGGATTTAGGATTAGCCTTTTTATCTTCCTTTGTAACTTTGCTTTCCATTGTTGTACTTTTACTTTTCGAAATTAATAAAGATTTCTTTTCCAATCTAGGACTGAATTTACTGTTCCTGTGTTTTGCTATCCTCTTGATCTTGAATTCTTTCTTTTGGGCGTTGCCCTTGTTAACTTTTGTTACGCCTTAAAAGGCGAGGTTCATATCTTTGGCGTGGCCATTTCTGAGGCGCTGTGTACCTCGAGGTAGTAATTAGGCGAGTTCAACTTCGCCTTTAGGCGTTGTCGTTAACtatctgacgataaatcttccaaAATTTATTCTCGAGATACGCGCTTTTGACACGTATATGATCTGACGACGCGTGCGTTACTACCTGCTCCAACTTTTGAACTACGATCAGACGAAAGGGTTAATCCTTTATAAGTAGTATTTTCGTCCCTTCTTTCCTTTGCTTATTCCTTCATACGGATCCGCATCTCCAATTGCATTCCCTTCTCCAAATTTCCAGCGAATCTTATTCCACGCTTCGTGTCTAGGACGACTCCAATCTTTCGCTCGAAGTTTTCATCAATTTCTTAAGGTATTTTATTTCACACCTTTCCTCTTTTCGCTAATTTGGTCTGCCCTAGGTAGGAACCCTAATAATCTTTCCGATTAGACAAGAAAatggttattttgagggagttagatgaCAATGAGGGGAAAGTGCCCGTTTCTTCCCTTGGTTATCTTGAGTGGGCGCGACAAGTTCgcgcccactatactagggctaacAGCGTTCTTAACAGTCGAGGGTTTTACTCAGAACtgtggggttttgatgttggaaGTAGTAGTAGTGACAATGATAGCGATAGTGATAGCagtaatgacagtgattgcgtcataatctccccttcctctttcacaggaaagcggaagaacCCTTCTCGTGATTTGGTCGTTGCTGGTTATACTCCCGTCACCATGGAAGTCTCCTCAAAGTATACCAGTTCGGAAATGGTGAGaagctttaggaaagccgtcaaaCTTTCTGATCCCTCCCATGAAGACTCTATCATAACCGAACCCGTCGGAGAGAACGAGTTCGTATTCACTAGAAATGACACCCCGCCGGATTATTTCTATCTTTATACCAATGTAATCCAGCCTCTCAACATCTGGTTACCCTTTACTACCTTCGAGGCGGAGATGTTGAAGGTCTTAATGTCGCCCCCACCCAACTTCATCCTAATAGCTAGGCCTTCATTAAAGCCTTTGAGGTGATGTGTTTAGGTTTTAACCTGGAACCCTCAATTGGcgttttcttttccttttaccaaataaagaatttaaaaacTCAATCTCTAGTTTCCCTTAGCAGTCAACCTAACCGTCGTCTCCTCAGTTTATACGCTTCTAACTTTAAAAACTTTAAGGACTCCTTCCTTCGGGTTCGCTGTGGCGAGCAACTCCCGGACTTGATGTATAACGAGGTTGACGATCCTCTGTTTCCCTTCTACTGGACTGATAACCCTAGACTTATCAAGGGAACCAT
It contains:
- the LOC123905964 gene encoding cyclin-dependent kinase G-2-like isoform X1; this encodes MKTGRHGDYRDEEFRDSDSDFGISRRGYSSSFKEEYDGIRNGKVRSRDAREGIIQRQRDIREREVLNGSYRSSSSRSDSGSSGGRGDRLGSRRCEFSVKTMDREPGELSSASESDDGVESESLVKCHKKVVMGKEFDYGVESEPVLKRHEVANSKENGTQSPFERKRKFSPIVWDQDDKKVNNLSKLKVVTTSTTLPPPPLFPREFRKSPNVPYNGVEFHPPENPELPAAMDPSMVSESVQDAESESPVGLDSMLSEQRLVNGLVAEQPEAEDYVPTRNISSSRWAYGDKSSDDEGEIIDEKEFLKRRRLSPKSATRVRNKTLKPKESKIEGFDRARTKSSESEERGSTGRYSGEDDYPGTEAEKDSYMEIDGGVSKSDTSGSHTNTDSEPEADCRESMEPPAPPQRVVNMLQGCRSVDEFERLNKIDEGTYGVVFRAKDKKTGEIVALKKVKMEKEKEGFPLTSLREINILLSFHHPFVVDVKEVVVGSSLDSIFMVMEYMEHDLKGLMEAIRQPFSQSEVKCLMLQLLEGVKYLHDNWVLHRDLKTSNLLLNNKGELKICDFGLARQYGSPLKPYTSLVVTLWYRAPELLLGTKQYSTAIDMWSLGCIMAELLAKEPLFNGRNEFDQLNKIFRILGTPNETIWPGFSKLPQVKANYVKHQYNLLRKKFPATSFTGSPVLSDSGLDLLNKLLTYDPEKVNHICYFDFVITYLFQHLLRIRTVVINVRRGSLLKMLSTMGGFVKFPYPNLKNSCLHFLLNMIKTGECENNKESTSVRGEALEGFAVGRIRNW
- the LOC123905964 gene encoding cyclin-dependent kinase G-2-like isoform X2, which translates into the protein MKTGRHGDYRDEEFRDSDSDFGISRRGYSSSFKEEYDGIRNGKVRSRDAREGIIQRQRDIREREVLNGSYRSSSSRSDSGSSGGRGDRLGSRRCEFSVKTMDREPGELSSASESDDGVESESLVKCHKKVVMGKEFDYGVESEPVLKRHEVANSKENGTQSPFERKRKFSPIVWDQDDKKVNNLSKLKVVTTSTTLPPPPLFPREFRKSPNVPYNGVEFHPPENPELPAAMDPSMVSESVQDAESESPVGLDSMLSEQRLVNGLVAEQPEAEDYVPTRNISSSRWAYGDKSSDDEGEIIDEKEFLKRRRLSPKSATRVRNKTLKPKESKIEGFDRARTKSSESEERGSTGRYSGEDDYPGTEAEKDSYMEIDGGVSKSDTSGSHTNTDSEPEADCRESMEPPAPPQRVVNMLQGCRSVDEFERLNKIDEGTYGVVFRAKDKKTGEIVALKKVKMEKEKEGFPLTSLREINILLSFHHPFVVDVKEVVVGSSLDSIFMVMEYMEHDLKGLMEAIRQPFSQSEVKCLMLQLLEGVKYLHDNWVLHRDLKTSNLLLNNKGELKICDFGLARQYGSPLKPYTSLVVTLWYRAPELLLGTKQYSTAIDMWSLGCIMAELLAKEPLFNGRNEFDQLNKIFRILGTPNETIWPGFSKLPQVKANYVKHQYNLLRKKFPATSFTGSPVLSDSGLDLLNKLLTYDPEKRITAEDALNHGWFREVPLPKSKEFMPTFPAQHDKDRRMRK
- the LOC123905964 gene encoding cyclin-dependent kinase G-2-like isoform X3, giving the protein MKTGRHGDYRDEEFRDSDSDFGISRRGYSSSFKEEYDGIRNGKVRSRDAREGIIQRQRDIREREVLNGSYRSSSSRSDSGSSGGRGDRLGSRRCEFSVKTMDREPGELSSASESDDGVESESLVKCHKKVVMGKEFDYGVESEPVLKRHEVANSKENGTQSPFERKRKFSPIVWDQDDKKVNNLSKLKVVTTSTTLPPPPLFPREFRKSPNVPYNGVEFHPPENPELPAAMDPSMVSESVQDAESESPVGLDSMLSEQRLVNGLVAEQPEAEDYVPTRNISSSRWAYGDKSSDDEGEIIDEKEFLKRRRLSPKSATRVRNKTLKPKESKIEGFDRARTKSSESEERGSTGRYSGEDDYPGTEAEKDSYMEIDGGVSKSDTSGSHTNTDSEPEADCRESMEPPAPPQRVVNMLQGCRSVDEFERLNKIDEGTYGVVFRAKDKKTGEIVALKKVKMEKEKEGFPLTSLREINILLSFHHPFVVDVKEVVVGSSLDSIFMVMEYMEHDLKGLMEAIRQPFSQSEVKCLMLQLLEGVKYLHDNWVLHRDLKTSNLLLNNKGELKICDFGLARQYGSPLKPYTSLVVTLWYRAPELLLGTKQYSTAIDMWSLGCIMAELLAKEPLFNGRNEFDQLNKIFRILGTPNETIWPGFSKLPQVKANYVKHQLQLCGSGIIYCAKSFLQHHSPDPQFFLILD